In a genomic window of [Empedobacter] haloabium:
- a CDS encoding MBL fold metallo-hydrolase has product MNPLESQLHYPLGDQVPAPGEALEVAPGVRWLRLPLPFALDHINLWLLDDVIDGVAGYTVVDAGASTDASRAGWEAIMADRFDGKPLLRVLVTHCHPDHVGLADWLCSRWQAPLAMTAGEYGFARMMSAALPGVDGTAALPHFERHGLVDAEMLEKMRSRKNYYPTLVPSVPLGYQRLQDGQIVDIGGRGWRVITGFGHSPEHASLYCAELNVLLSGDMVLPRISTNVSVFAVEPEGNPLQQYLDSLNKFHGLPDDALVLPSHGRAFRGLHTRIAQLRDHHAARLEEVVDACREARTAAEIVPLMFRRPLDAHMLSFALGEALAHLHKLWRDGIVRRESDSGGMIRFRTAQ; this is encoded by the coding sequence ATGAACCCACTCGAATCGCAACTCCATTATCCCCTGGGCGACCAGGTGCCCGCGCCGGGCGAGGCGCTGGAAGTCGCCCCGGGCGTGCGCTGGCTGCGCCTGCCGCTGCCGTTCGCGCTCGACCACATCAACCTGTGGCTGCTCGATGACGTCATCGACGGCGTGGCCGGCTACACGGTCGTGGACGCCGGCGCGTCCACCGACGCCTCGCGCGCGGGTTGGGAAGCCATCATGGCCGATCGCTTCGACGGCAAGCCGCTGCTGCGCGTGCTGGTCACGCACTGCCATCCCGACCACGTCGGCCTGGCCGACTGGCTGTGCTCGCGCTGGCAGGCGCCGCTGGCGATGACGGCCGGCGAATACGGTTTCGCCCGCATGATGTCGGCCGCGCTGCCCGGCGTGGATGGCACGGCGGCGCTGCCGCATTTCGAGCGGCATGGCCTGGTGGATGCCGAGATGCTTGAGAAAATGCGCAGCCGCAAGAATTACTATCCCACGCTGGTGCCATCGGTGCCGCTCGGCTACCAGCGCCTGCAGGACGGGCAGATCGTCGACATCGGCGGGCGGGGCTGGCGCGTCATCACGGGCTTTGGTCATTCGCCCGAGCATGCGTCGCTGTACTGCGCCGAACTGAACGTGCTGCTGTCGGGCGACATGGTACTGCCGCGCATCTCGACCAACGTCTCGGTGTTTGCCGTCGAGCCCGAGGGCAACCCGCTGCAGCAGTATCTCGACTCCCTGAATAAATTTCATGGCCTGCCGGACGATGCGCTGGTGCTGCCATCCCACGGCCGTGCGTTTCGCGGCCTGCATACCCGCATCGCCCAGCTGCGCGACCACCATGCGGCACGCCTGGAGGAAGTCGTCGATGCCTGCCGCGAGGCGCGCACGGCCGCCGAGATCGTCCCGCTCATGTTTCGCCGTCCGCTCGACGCTCACATGCTCAGCTTTGCACTGGGTGAAGCCCTCGCGCACCTGCACAAACTATGGCGCGATGGAATCGTGCGACGTGAAAGCGACTCAGGCGGCATGATACGTTTTCGTACCGCTCAATGA
- a CDS encoding MerR family DNA-binding transcriptional regulator: protein MPTYTITELAREFDITPRAIRFYEDQGLLSPSREGAGGRNRVYTPRDRTRLKLTLRGKRLGLSLSEIKSLVDMYESPKDTEAQMHRFLTVLAQHRETLEQQREDIEMSLSEISAHEEECKRLLAERQGAVAK from the coding sequence ATGCCGACCTATACCATCACCGAACTGGCGCGCGAGTTCGACATCACGCCCCGCGCCATCCGATTTTATGAAGACCAGGGCCTGTTGAGCCCGTCCCGCGAGGGCGCCGGCGGCCGCAACCGCGTCTACACGCCGCGCGACCGTACCCGCTTGAAACTGACCTTGCGGGGCAAACGGCTGGGCTTGTCGCTGTCCGAGATCAAGAGCCTGGTCGACATGTACGAGTCGCCCAAGGATACCGAGGCGCAGATGCACCGCTTCCTGACCGTGCTGGCGCAGCACCGCGAAACCCTGGAACAGCAGCGCGAGGACATCGAGATGTCGCTGTCCGAGATCAGCGCGCACGAAGAGGAATGCAAGCGCCTGCTGGCCGAACGCCAGGGCGCTGTGGCCAAGTAA
- a CDS encoding isovaleryl-CoA dehydrogenase: MLHLPGLTFDHGEDIAALREAVQQFAAAEIAPRAAEIDRSDQFPMDLWRKMGELGVLGITVGEEYGGANMGYLAHIVAMEEISRASASVGLSYGAHSNLCVNQIKRNGTEEQKRKYLPKLISGEHVGALAMSEPNAGSDVVSMKLRADFKGDRWVLNGTKMWITNGPDADTLVVYAKSDLEAGPRGMTAFLIEKGFKGFSIAQKLDKLGMRGSHTGELVFEDCEVPVENVLGGEGKGVNVLMSGLDFERTVLSGGPLGIMQACMDVVVPYVHDRKQFGQPIGEFQLMQGKLADMYSTMMACKAYVYAVGQACDRATTPEQVRALRKDAAGAILYSAEKATWMAGEAIQALGGNGYINEYPVGRLWRDAKLYEIGAGTSEIRRMLIGRELFAETK; encoded by the coding sequence ATGCTCCATCTCCCAGGCCTGACCTTTGACCACGGCGAGGACATCGCCGCCCTGCGCGAAGCCGTCCAGCAGTTCGCGGCCGCGGAAATCGCGCCGCGCGCGGCCGAGATCGACCGCAGCGACCAGTTCCCGATGGATTTGTGGCGCAAGATGGGCGAACTGGGCGTGCTGGGCATTACCGTGGGCGAGGAATACGGCGGTGCCAACATGGGCTACCTGGCACACATCGTCGCGATGGAAGAGATTTCGCGGGCGTCGGCGTCCGTCGGCCTGTCGTATGGCGCGCACTCGAACCTGTGCGTCAACCAGATCAAGCGCAACGGCACGGAAGAGCAGAAGCGCAAGTACCTGCCGAAGCTGATCTCGGGCGAGCACGTGGGCGCGCTGGCCATGTCCGAGCCGAACGCCGGTTCGGACGTCGTCAGCATGAAGCTGCGCGCCGACTTCAAGGGCGACCGCTGGGTGCTGAACGGCACCAAGATGTGGATCACCAACGGCCCGGATGCGGACACGCTGGTCGTCTACGCCAAGAGCGACCTGGAAGCCGGTCCGCGCGGCATGACGGCCTTCCTGATCGAAAAAGGCTTCAAAGGCTTCTCGATCGCGCAAAAGCTGGACAAGCTGGGCATGCGCGGCTCGCACACCGGCGAGCTGGTGTTCGAAGACTGCGAGGTGCCGGTCGAGAACGTGCTGGGCGGCGAAGGCAAGGGCGTCAACGTGCTGATGTCGGGCCTGGACTTCGAGCGTACCGTGCTGTCCGGCGGCCCGCTGGGCATCATGCAGGCGTGCATGGATGTGGTCGTGCCGTACGTGCACGACCGCAAGCAGTTCGGCCAGCCGATCGGCGAATTCCAGCTGATGCAGGGCAAGCTGGCGGACATGTACTCCACGATGATGGCTTGCAAGGCCTACGTCTATGCCGTCGGCCAGGCATGCGACCGCGCCACCACGCCGGAGCAGGTGCGCGCGCTGCGCAAGGACGCCGCCGGCGCCATCCTGTACAGCGCCGAGAAGGCCACGTGGATGGCGGGCGAAGCGATCCAGGCGCTGGGCGGCAACGGCTACATCAACGAATACCCGGTCGGCCGCCTGTGGCGCGACGCCAAGCTGTACGAGATCGGCGCCGGCACCAGCGAAATCCGCCGCATGCTGATCGGCCGTGAATTGTTCGCGGAAACCAAGTAA
- the aceK gene encoding bifunctional isocitrate dehydrogenase kinase/phosphatase, translating to MMSQAFPKLLSSQIAFDIARTIREGFDKHYRLFRQASQDARRHFERGQWAVAQRAARERIDFYDRRVQECVQLLEDEYDPAELTDQVWREAKLHYIGMLSGHKQPELAETFFNSVSCNILHRSYFHNEFIFVRPVVSTEYIETEEPQPTYRVYYPAADGMHFTLKRIVTNFQLDAKFANLSRDATMVQARLQPFFGDALAPNAQFHVLSSLFFRNKGAYIVGKAINGDNELPFVIPILHNRNGELVLDTILLEKEHIVVLFSFTRAYFLVDMEVPSAYVQFLRTILPRKPRSEIYTILGLQKQGKTLFYRDYLQHLKHSSDLFESAPGIRGLVMLVFTLPSFPYVFKVIKDFYPAPKDTTRAQIKEKYLLVKHHDRVGRMADTLEYSNVAFPRARFAEELVAELKKHAPSLVEEDGDQLVIRHLYIERRMVPLNMWLSNAEQAGNDAEIEHGIVEYGNAIKDLVAANIFPGDMLYKNFGVTRHKRVVFYDYDEIEYLTDCVFRTIPEPRNEEDEMSSEPWYPIGKHDVFPEQFGKFLLGNAKIRKFFMKHHADLLTAAWWQTRQQRIRDGVIEDVFPYPQSVRFCYQSPAAPALPSLETIK from the coding sequence ATGATGAGCCAGGCCTTTCCCAAACTGCTGTCGTCCCAGATCGCCTTCGACATCGCGCGCACCATCCGCGAGGGCTTCGACAAGCACTACCGGCTGTTCCGCCAGGCCAGCCAGGACGCTCGTCGCCATTTCGAGCGGGGCCAGTGGGCCGTGGCGCAACGGGCCGCCAGGGAACGGATCGATTTCTATGACCGTCGCGTGCAGGAATGCGTGCAGTTGCTGGAAGACGAGTACGACCCGGCCGAGCTGACCGACCAGGTATGGCGCGAGGCCAAGCTGCATTACATCGGCATGCTGTCCGGCCACAAGCAGCCGGAGCTGGCCGAGACGTTCTTCAATTCCGTCAGCTGCAATATCCTGCATCGCAGCTATTTCCACAACGAGTTCATCTTCGTGCGCCCCGTCGTGTCGACGGAGTACATCGAGACGGAAGAACCGCAGCCGACCTACCGCGTCTACTACCCGGCGGCGGACGGCATGCACTTCACCTTGAAGCGCATCGTCACCAATTTTCAGCTGGACGCGAAGTTCGCCAACCTGTCGCGCGACGCGACGATGGTGCAGGCGCGCCTGCAGCCGTTCTTCGGTGACGCGCTGGCGCCGAACGCGCAGTTCCACGTGCTGTCCAGCCTGTTCTTCCGCAACAAGGGCGCGTACATCGTCGGCAAGGCCATCAATGGCGACAACGAGCTGCCGTTCGTCATCCCGATCCTGCACAACCGCAACGGCGAGCTGGTGCTCGATACGATCCTGCTGGAAAAAGAGCACATCGTCGTGCTGTTTTCCTTTACGCGGGCCTACTTCCTGGTCGACATGGAAGTGCCGTCCGCCTACGTGCAGTTCCTGCGCACGATCCTGCCGCGCAAGCCGCGCAGCGAGATCTACACGATCCTGGGCCTGCAGAAGCAGGGCAAGACGCTGTTCTACCGCGACTACCTGCAGCACCTGAAGCATTCGTCCGACCTGTTCGAGTCCGCCCCCGGCATCCGCGGCCTGGTCATGCTGGTGTTCACCTTGCCGTCCTTCCCCTACGTGTTCAAGGTCATCAAGGATTTCTACCCCGCGCCGAAGGACACCACGCGCGCCCAGATCAAGGAAAAATACCTGCTGGTCAAGCACCACGACCGGGTGGGCCGCATGGCGGACACGCTGGAGTATTCCAACGTCGCGTTCCCCCGCGCCCGCTTTGCCGAGGAGCTGGTGGCGGAGCTCAAAAAACATGCGCCGTCGCTGGTGGAAGAGGACGGCGACCAGCTCGTCATCCGCCACCTGTATATCGAGCGGCGCATGGTGCCGCTGAACATGTGGCTGTCCAACGCGGAACAGGCCGGCAACGATGCCGAGATCGAACATGGCATCGTCGAGTACGGCAACGCCATCAAGGACCTGGTGGCGGCCAACATCTTCCCCGGCGACATGCTGTACAAGAACTTCGGCGTCACCCGGCACAAGCGCGTGGTGTTTTACGACTACGACGAGATCGAGTACCTGACCGACTGCGTGTTTCGCACGATTCCCGAGCCACGCAACGAGGAGGACGAGATGTCGTCGGAGCCGTGGTATCCGATCGGCAAGCATGACGTGTTCCCCGAACAGTTCGGCAAGTTCCTGCTGGGGAACGCAAAGATCCGCAAATTTTTCATGAAGCACCACGCCGACCTGCTGACCGCCGCCTGGTGGCAGACGCGCCAGCAGCGCATCCGGGACGGCGTGATCGAAGACGTTTTCCCGTACCCCCAATCGGTACGTTTCTGTTATCAATCACCGGCGGCCCCCGCGCTGCCCTCACTGGAGACTATTAAATGA
- a CDS encoding acetyl-CoA C-acetyltransferase, translating to MNDPIVIVGAARTPMGAFQGDFSSVSANDLGAVAIKAAVERAGIKPELVEHVYFGNCLMAGQGQAPARQALLKAGLPTSTGAVTLSKMCGSAMQAAIFAHDQLVAGSADVVIAGGMESMTNAPYLIPKARGGYRIGHGMMFDHMMLDGLEDAYSKDEKTGGGRSMGTFAEECASKFSFTREAQDAYAIESVKRAQAATTGGKFAWEIVPVTVSGRGGDTVIDKDEGPQKAKLDKIPALKPAFKKDGTITAASSSSINDGAAALVMMRESTAKQLGATIIAKVVGHATNALAPNEFTTAPVGAIQKLLKKNGWKVSDIDLFEINEAFAAVPMAAMHELDIPHSKVNVHGGACALGHPIGASGARIIVTLLGALKDRGGKRGVASLCIGGGEATAVGIELV from the coding sequence ATGAACGATCCTATCGTTATCGTTGGCGCCGCCCGTACCCCGATGGGTGCTTTCCAGGGCGATTTTTCCAGCGTGTCCGCGAACGACCTGGGAGCCGTCGCGATCAAGGCGGCCGTCGAGCGTGCCGGCATCAAGCCGGAACTCGTTGAACACGTTTATTTCGGCAACTGCCTGATGGCCGGCCAGGGCCAGGCCCCGGCGCGCCAGGCCCTGCTGAAAGCCGGCCTGCCGACCTCCACCGGTGCCGTCACCCTGTCGAAAATGTGCGGCTCCGCCATGCAGGCCGCCATCTTCGCGCATGACCAGCTGGTGGCCGGCAGCGCCGACGTCGTCATCGCCGGCGGCATGGAATCGATGACCAACGCGCCCTACCTGATCCCGAAGGCCCGCGGCGGCTACCGCATCGGCCACGGCATGATGTTCGACCACATGATGCTGGACGGCCTGGAAGACGCCTACAGCAAGGACGAGAAAACGGGCGGCGGCCGCTCGATGGGCACGTTCGCGGAAGAATGCGCGAGCAAGTTCAGCTTTACGCGTGAAGCGCAGGATGCGTACGCGATCGAGTCCGTCAAGCGCGCCCAGGCCGCCACGACCGGCGGCAAGTTCGCCTGGGAAATCGTGCCCGTGACTGTGTCCGGCCGCGGCGGCGACACCGTGATCGACAAGGACGAAGGCCCGCAAAAAGCCAAGCTGGACAAGATCCCGGCGCTGAAGCCGGCGTTCAAGAAGGACGGCACGATCACGGCCGCCTCGTCGTCGTCGATCAACGACGGCGCCGCCGCGCTCGTCATGATGCGCGAATCGACGGCCAAGCAGCTGGGCGCGACGATCATCGCCAAGGTCGTGGGCCACGCCACCAACGCGCTGGCCCCGAACGAGTTCACGACGGCCCCGGTCGGCGCGATCCAGAAACTGCTGAAGAAAAACGGCTGGAAGGTGTCGGACATCGACCTGTTCGAGATCAACGAGGCGTTTGCCGCCGTGCCGATGGCCGCCATGCACGAGCTGGACATCCCGCACAGCAAGGTCAACGTCCATGGCGGCGCCTGCGCGCTGGGCCACCCGATCGGCGCCTCCGGCGCCCGCATCATCGTCACCTTGCTGGGTGCGCTGAAGGACCGCGGCGGCAAGCGTGGCGTGGCCTCGCTGTGCATCGGCGGCGGCGAAGCGACGGCCGTCGGCATCGAGCTGGTGTAA
- a CDS encoding SDR family oxidoreductase, with translation MATALVIGASRGIGHELARQYLQEGWRVIATARKPADCDALAAMGAQVHTLDVTNVEAVAGLGWKLDGEHLDVAILNAGVYGPRHDGFPVQADFDNVMHTNVLAAMRLLPILAPLVATTNGRLAVLSSKMGSLSERHSAVGSLYRASKAALNSVLIDTALTFGREGVTCVAFHPGWVQTDMGGATADITVEQSAAGMIHTLANLPASEHAAYLTYDGKPIGW, from the coding sequence ATGGCGACCGCACTCGTCATCGGCGCCTCGCGCGGCATCGGCCACGAACTGGCGCGGCAGTACCTGCAGGAGGGCTGGCGCGTGATCGCCACGGCCCGCAAGCCGGCCGACTGCGACGCGCTCGCCGCGATGGGTGCACAAGTCCACACCCTGGACGTCACCAACGTCGAGGCGGTGGCCGGACTGGGCTGGAAGCTGGACGGCGAGCATCTCGATGTCGCCATCCTGAACGCGGGCGTGTACGGCCCGCGCCATGACGGCTTTCCCGTCCAGGCCGACTTCGACAACGTGATGCACACCAATGTGCTGGCCGCGATGCGGCTGCTGCCGATCCTGGCGCCGCTGGTGGCGACAACCAACGGCCGGCTGGCCGTGCTGTCGTCGAAGATGGGGTCGCTGAGCGAACGCCACAGCGCGGTCGGCTCGCTGTACCGCGCCAGCAAGGCGGCACTGAACTCCGTGCTGATCGACACGGCGCTGACGTTCGGCCGCGAGGGCGTCACGTGCGTGGCCTTTCACCCCGGCTGGGTGCAAACGGACATGGGCGGCGCCACGGCCGACATCACGGTGGAACAAAGCGCGGCCGGCATGATCCACACGCTGGCCAACCTGCCGGCTTCGGAGCATGCCGCCTACCTGACCTACGACGGCAAGCCGATCGGCTGGTAG